A single genomic interval of Lepidochelys kempii isolate rLepKem1 chromosome 13, rLepKem1.hap2, whole genome shotgun sequence harbors:
- the LOC140896884 gene encoding signal-regulatory protein beta-1-like isoform X2: MALSIPVSGLSLPWLVLLLLLEIPGAGGAEEFQLLQPQDAVRVSAGETLTLTCSVTGLAPVGPVQWFKGSGGDRQLVYAQAGSFPRVTRAVSVSDTDFTIRISDTRPADAGTYRCVKFKKGAGGEEEFRSGAGTAVTVSGQILFSSSALWIGLFLEKMLTAAFLLFLFLRSKE; the protein is encoded by the exons ATGGCTCTGTCGATCCCTGTGTCTGGATTGTCTCTTCCGTGGctggtgctgctgcttctcctggaAATCCCTG GGGCCGGGGGGGCCGAGGAGttccagctgctgcagccccaggacgCCGTGCGGGTGTCCGCGGGAGAGACTCTCActctgacctgctctgtgaccgGCCTCGCTCCAGTAGGACCCGTGCAGTGGTTCAAGGGCTCGGGCGGGGACCGGCAGCTCGTTTATGCACAGGCGGGATCATTCCCCCGGGTGACGCGGGCTGTGAGTGTCTCTGACACAGACTTCACCATCCGCATCAGTGACACCCGCCCCGCGGACGCCGGGACCTATCGCTGTGTGAAGTTTAAGAAGGGGGCGGGAGGTGAAGAGGAGTTCAGATCCGGCGCGGGCACGGCCGTGACTGTGAGCG GTCAGATCCTGTTCTCCAGCTCCGCTCTCTGGATCGGGCTCTTCCTGGAGAAGATGCTGACTGCcgccttcctcctcttcctcttcctgagAAGTAAAGAGTAA
- the LOC140896884 gene encoding tyrosine-protein phosphatase non-receptor type substrate 1-like isoform X1: MRFCPCPGSPAHAQRTAPWSLPAPGSRGGALGTRLWGQPAGVAVELHKVAPQGAEAPPPGQGPALGRAGVRIHPAVPGAWGSAPCCCGAGACEPASPSLACSLLPGAGGAEEFQLLQPQDAVRVSAGETLTLTCSVTGLAPVGPVQWFKGSGGDRQLVYAQAGSFPRVTRAVSVSDTDFTIRISDTRPADAGTYRCVKFKKGAGGEEEFRSGAGTAVTVSGQILFSSSALWIGLFLEKMLTAAFLLFLFLRSKE, from the exons ATGAGGTTCTGTCCCTGCCCCGGCTCCCCTGCTCACGCTCAGCGAACCGCTCCCTGGTCCCTGCCTGCCCCCGGGAGCCGGGGCGGAGCTCTGGGAACGCGGCTCTGGGGGCAGCCTGCAGGGGTCGCTGTGGAGCTACACAAAGTCGCTCCCCAGGGAGCTGAAGCCCCCCCGCCCGGGCAGGGCCCGGCTCtaggcagggctggggtcaggaTCCACCCAGCGGTGCCCGGTGCCTGGggctcagccccctgctgctgcgGGGCGGGGGCTTGTGaaccagcctcccccagcctggcctgTTCTCTCCTTCCAGGGGCCGGGGGGGCCGAGGAGttccagctgctgcagccccaggacgCCGTGCGGGTGTCCGCGGGAGAGACTCTCActctgacctgctctgtgaccgGCCTCGCTCCAGTAGGACCCGTGCAGTGGTTCAAGGGCTCGGGCGGGGACCGGCAGCTCGTTTATGCACAGGCGGGATCATTCCCCCGGGTGACGCGGGCTGTGAGTGTCTCTGACACAGACTTCACCATCCGCATCAGTGACACCCGCCCCGCGGACGCCGGGACCTATCGCTGTGTGAAGTTTAAGAAGGGGGCGGGAGGTGAAGAGGAGTTCAGATCCGGCGCGGGCACGGCCGTGACTGTGAGCG GTCAGATCCTGTTCTCCAGCTCCGCTCTCTGGATCGGGCTCTTCCTGGAGAAGATGCTGACTGCcgccttcctcctcttcctcttcctgagAAGTAAAGAGTAA